From Ignavibacteriota bacterium, the proteins below share one genomic window:
- the lptC gene encoding LPS export ABC transporter periplasmic protein LptC gives MRPYAFAALLLSLMVCGCEEKVKPTIDPGVSKELPSQESWNSTVVFSDSAHLKAILWSGHISSYTSRQVTELSDSVHVDFFNDQEQHTSLLTARRGIVHDATRDLEAYEHVVVVSDSGTTLRTERLFWNNATQRIYTDAFVDIQSPNEHIMGHGMESDQSLKNYRIFKVTGQAISNE, from the coding sequence ATGAGACCGTACGCGTTCGCGGCCCTGCTCTTGTCCCTCATGGTGTGCGGCTGCGAGGAAAAGGTTAAGCCGACCATCGACCCCGGCGTGTCGAAGGAACTTCCGTCACAGGAAAGCTGGAACAGTACCGTGGTGTTCTCAGATTCGGCTCACCTGAAAGCCATCCTCTGGTCGGGTCATATCTCTTCGTATACGTCGCGCCAGGTGACGGAACTGTCGGACAGCGTCCACGTGGACTTCTTCAACGATCAGGAGCAGCACACGTCGCTGCTTACTGCCCGCCGCGGGATCGTCCATGATGCGACACGCGACCTGGAGGCCTATGAGCACGTCGTGGTCGTGTCGGACAGCGGGACCACGTTGCGGACCGAGCGCCTCTTCTGGAACAATGCCACACAGAGGATCTATACGGACGCCTTCGTGGACATCCAGTCGCCTAACGAGCACATCATGGGCCATGGCATGGAGAGCGATCAATCCCTGAAGAACTACAGGATCTTCAAGGTCACCGGCCAGGCGATCTCCAATGAGTAG
- a CDS encoding helix-hairpin-helix domain-containing protein, giving the protein MEPPLPMQRRASRRGSRNRREQAMRVRDIFQQRLGFTRNEIVVVGLLCAGLTAGTAFRMFRSTPQGQRFFPYAATDSAFARGARSWHTELSAQPDTGAAHAAPRPVNINEATMPELIALPGIGPAMAGRILAYRKEHGRFRSVDELDRVRGIGPATLQRLRPFIRITGAGGHRGTVHMTNTTTDYR; this is encoded by the coding sequence ATGGAGCCACCTCTGCCAATGCAGAGAAGAGCTTCTCGTCGCGGGTCAAGAAATCGTCGTGAGCAGGCCATGCGCGTCCGCGACATCTTCCAGCAGCGGTTGGGGTTCACCCGGAACGAGATCGTCGTGGTCGGCCTCCTCTGTGCGGGATTGACGGCCGGGACGGCGTTCCGGATGTTCAGGAGCACGCCGCAGGGGCAGCGGTTCTTCCCGTACGCGGCAACAGACAGCGCGTTTGCGCGCGGCGCGCGCTCATGGCACACGGAGTTGAGCGCACAGCCGGACACGGGCGCGGCACATGCAGCACCGCGACCTGTGAATATCAACGAGGCGACAATGCCGGAGTTGATCGCCCTGCCGGGCATCGGGCCGGCAATGGCCGGGCGGATCCTGGCCTATCGTAAGGAACACGGACGGTTCAGGAGCGTCGACGAACTCGACCGGGTGCGGGGCATCGGTCCTGCCACCCTGCAGCGCCTGCGTCCTTTCATCCGCATCACGGGTGCCGGAGGGCACCGCGGAACAGTTCACATGACCAACACTACGACTGACTATCGATGA
- the icd gene encoding NADP-dependent isocitrate dehydrogenase — MPTYAKLTPPTRGSKITMSKGALQVPNDPIIPFIEGDGTGPDIWKASQMVLDAAVQKAYGGKRRIEWFEVFAGEKANVVYGENTWLHEDTLVAIREYLVGIKGPLTTPIGGGIRSINVALRQLLDLYVCLRPVQYFAGVPSPVKRPELVNMVIFRENTEDIYAGIEWKAGTPEAQKVVKWLQSEMGVNKIRFPETSSIGIKPVSQEGTERLVRAAIRYALAQKRQSLTLIHKGNIMKFTEGGFRDWGYALAKREFPDQTVSWDDCGGKPPAGKLLIKDAIADAFLQQILTRPAEYDVIATLNLNGDYISDALAAQVGGIGIAPGGNINYDTGHAVFEATHGTAPKYAGLDKVNPGSVILSGEMMFRYMGWSEAADLIIRSLEKTIAQKVVTYDFARLMEGATEVKCSEFGKAVVKNM, encoded by the coding sequence ATGCCCACCTATGCCAAGCTGACCCCTCCCACGCGGGGCAGCAAGATCACCATGTCCAAGGGAGCCTTACAGGTCCCGAACGACCCGATCATCCCCTTTATTGAGGGGGACGGAACCGGGCCGGATATCTGGAAAGCATCCCAGATGGTCCTGGATGCAGCGGTACAGAAGGCCTACGGCGGGAAGCGCAGGATCGAGTGGTTCGAGGTATTTGCAGGGGAAAAGGCCAATGTCGTCTACGGCGAGAACACATGGTTGCATGAGGACACCCTCGTGGCGATCCGTGAATATCTTGTCGGCATCAAGGGGCCCCTCACGACCCCCATTGGCGGCGGTATCCGCTCCATCAATGTCGCCCTGAGGCAGTTGCTCGATCTGTATGTTTGCCTCCGCCCTGTTCAGTATTTCGCCGGGGTCCCTTCCCCGGTCAAGCGCCCCGAACTGGTGAACATGGTCATCTTCCGTGAGAACACTGAAGACATCTACGCCGGAATCGAATGGAAGGCAGGAACGCCTGAGGCACAGAAGGTCGTGAAGTGGTTGCAGAGCGAAATGGGCGTCAACAAGATCCGATTCCCCGAAACGTCGAGCATCGGCATCAAGCCCGTTTCGCAGGAAGGGACCGAGCGGCTGGTCCGTGCGGCGATCCGCTACGCGCTCGCCCAGAAGCGTCAGTCGTTGACGCTGATCCACAAAGGGAACATCATGAAGTTCACCGAAGGTGGATTCCGTGACTGGGGCTATGCCCTTGCCAAGCGGGAGTTCCCGGATCAGACCGTCTCCTGGGACGATTGCGGTGGCAAGCCGCCGGCAGGAAAGCTTCTGATCAAGGATGCCATTGCCGATGCGTTCCTCCAGCAGATCCTGACCCGCCCGGCGGAATACGATGTCATCGCAACGCTCAACCTGAACGGCGACTACATCTCCGATGCCCTCGCGGCACAGGTTGGTGGCATCGGTATCGCCCCCGGCGGCAACATCAATTATGACACCGGGCATGCGGTGTTCGAGGCGACGCATGGGACGGCGCCCAAGTATGCCGGGCTGGACAAGGTGAACCCGGGTTCGGTGATCCTGAGCGGCGAAATGATGTTCCGCTATATGGGTTGGAGTGAAGCGGCGGATCTGATCATCCGTTCGCTGGAAAAGACCATCGCCCAGAAGGTCGTCACCTACGACTTCGCCCGCCTGATGGAGGGAGCCACGGAGGTCAAGTGCTCTGAATTCGGAAAGGCCGTCGTCAAGAACATGTAA
- a CDS encoding HAD-IIIA family hydrolase: MAKRLPGSRLKQIKMVLLDVDGVMTDGGLYYGADGHEFKRFHAHDGYGVVRAREHGLRVGIISGRTTPIVDARARVLKIDDVFQGTMDKVTPMRILQEKYDLQEKEFAFIGDELFDLPLLRLVGFSAAPRNARADVKREVDYVTRVDGGNGAVREVIDLIIAHQFRITRP; this comes from the coding sequence ATGGCCAAGCGATTGCCGGGCAGTAGACTCAAGCAGATCAAAATGGTCCTGCTGGATGTGGACGGCGTCATGACCGACGGCGGATTGTACTATGGAGCCGATGGCCACGAGTTCAAGCGGTTCCATGCGCACGATGGCTATGGTGTGGTCCGGGCCCGTGAGCATGGCCTCCGGGTCGGGATCATCAGCGGCCGCACCACCCCCATCGTGGATGCGCGCGCCCGGGTCCTGAAGATCGATGATGTCTTCCAGGGGACGATGGATAAGGTGACGCCGATGCGGATCCTGCAGGAGAAGTACGACCTCCAGGAGAAGGAATTCGCGTTCATCGGCGACGAACTCTTCGACCTTCCGCTGCTCCGGCTTGTCGGGTTCTCCGCCGCACCGCGCAATGCACGCGCGGACGTGAAGCGTGAGGTCGATTACGTCACCAGGGTGGATGGCGGCAACGGGGCCGTCCGCGAGGTGATCGACCTGATCATCGCACACCAATTCCGCATCACCCGCCCATGA
- a CDS encoding tetratricopeptide repeat protein, whose translation MNRYLSFFVAVLAMIYVSTTAFQCGSAETTSAKLYMQQKQYDKAEASLVKEVTKNERNAEAWFLLGQVRLEMKKYHEMNEAYTRALAIDTTHKADINRNRLAVWAMMYNDGVGLYNKGRDTAAYYDQALQKFSTAIEMQPDSSATYYVRALGYYAKQDMKAAAADLEMTLKLNPGSEDAARLLGQIHYNRSIERLQAKDEAAANAEMALAVQAFEAAYAANPGSADNITNLIDVYERTKASDKAMKLTRTAVEQDPRNKVFRYAYGVFLLKQEQYPEAIAQFEKAVEIDPNYIDAVYNLGVSHLNWGVSLKAESDKKVEEERAKSKNKGKEVKEDLTYREQFKLALPFLEKAAMTRDDDAALWQQLGKLYLNLNMKDKAQDAFAKYDKLTKGK comes from the coding sequence ATGAATCGGTATCTCTCGTTTTTTGTGGCGGTCCTCGCCATGATCTATGTCTCCACCACCGCCTTCCAGTGCGGTTCGGCAGAGACCACGAGTGCCAAGCTGTACATGCAGCAGAAACAATATGACAAGGCTGAAGCGAGCCTGGTCAAGGAAGTGACCAAGAACGAGCGGAATGCAGAAGCATGGTTCCTCCTCGGACAGGTCCGCCTGGAGATGAAGAAGTATCATGAAATGAACGAGGCCTATACCCGGGCACTCGCGATCGATACGACCCACAAGGCCGACATCAACCGGAACCGCCTCGCGGTCTGGGCCATGATGTACAATGACGGCGTTGGACTGTACAATAAGGGCCGTGACACAGCAGCATATTATGATCAGGCACTGCAGAAGTTCTCGACGGCGATCGAGATGCAGCCCGATAGCTCCGCCACCTACTATGTGCGTGCGCTCGGCTATTATGCGAAGCAGGATATGAAGGCCGCGGCAGCCGATCTCGAGATGACCCTGAAGTTGAATCCGGGTTCCGAAGACGCAGCACGCCTCCTGGGCCAAATCCATTACAACCGGTCCATCGAGCGCCTCCAGGCGAAGGATGAAGCCGCTGCCAATGCCGAAATGGCGCTGGCGGTTCAGGCGTTCGAAGCAGCGTATGCCGCGAATCCGGGCAGCGCCGACAATATCACGAACCTGATCGACGTGTACGAACGTACGAAGGCGTCGGACAAGGCGATGAAGCTGACCCGCACAGCAGTGGAACAGGACCCGAGGAACAAGGTATTCCGCTATGCCTACGGCGTGTTCCTCCTGAAGCAGGAACAGTATCCTGAGGCGATCGCGCAGTTCGAGAAGGCCGTCGAGATCGATCCGAACTACATCGATGCGGTCTACAACCTCGGCGTCTCCCACCTGAATTGGGGCGTAAGCCTGAAGGCTGAGTCCGACAAGAAGGTTGAAGAAGAGCGTGCCAAGAGCAAGAACAAAGGCAAGGAAGTGAAAGAGGACCTCACGTATCGCGAGCAGTTCAAGCTGGCCCTGCCGTTCCTCGAGAAGGCCGCCATGACCCGCGACGACGATGCAGCCCTCTGGCAGCAGCTCGGCAAGCTCTACCTGAACCTGAACATGAAGGACAAGGCACAGGACGCGTTCGCGAAGTACGACAAGCTCACCAAGGGAAAATAA
- a CDS encoding zinc ribbon domain-containing protein: MPTYQYQCQKCGHALEELQSMSDPPLVHCPACDTDSLARIMGTGAGLIFKGSGFYLTDYKKGSSSPASGSAPKKQDPPAAPSTPSTGNSDTK, from the coding sequence ATGCCGACGTATCAGTATCAATGCCAGAAGTGCGGACATGCCCTGGAAGAGCTGCAATCGATGAGCGATCCACCGCTCGTTCATTGCCCGGCCTGCGATACGGATTCCCTTGCCCGCATCATGGGGACGGGTGCCGGTTTGATCTTCAAGGGTTCGGGGTTCTATCTGACGGATTACAAGAAGGGATCGTCGTCCCCCGCGTCGGGATCAGCACCGAAGAAACAGGACCCTCCCGCAGCGCCGTCCACACCGTCGACCGGCAATTCGGACACCAAGTGA
- the coaD gene encoding pantetheine-phosphate adenylyltransferase has product MRPILAVYPGTFDPITYGHIDVVERAARMFDRLIVLVAQNTSKAPLFSDEERIAMIQEVFRRHRNIEVEGFNGLLVDYARKRKASVVVRGLRAVSDFEIEFQMALTNRKMSGDLETIFLVPREQYSYLNSTIVREIARLGGDVSDFVPATVRRRLEEKFHWTRAKHSRKGAK; this is encoded by the coding sequence ATGAGACCGATCCTGGCAGTCTACCCGGGTACGTTCGACCCGATCACGTACGGACACATCGATGTGGTGGAACGTGCGGCGAGGATGTTTGACCGCCTCATCGTGCTGGTGGCGCAGAACACCTCCAAGGCTCCACTCTTCTCCGATGAGGAACGGATCGCGATGATCCAGGAAGTGTTCCGGCGTCACAGGAACATCGAGGTGGAGGGGTTCAACGGCCTGCTGGTGGACTACGCCCGCAAACGGAAGGCTTCGGTGGTGGTGCGCGGGCTGCGCGCGGTCTCGGACTTCGAGATCGAGTTCCAGATGGCGCTCACCAACCGGAAGATGTCCGGGGACCTCGAGACGATCTTCCTGGTCCCGCGGGAGCAGTACAGCTATCTGAATTCAACGATCGTGCGTGAGATCGCGCGCCTGGGAGGGGATGTCTCGGATTTCGTCCCCGCCACCGTACGGCGCCGGCTGGAAGAGAAATTCCACTGGACGCGCGCGAAGCATTCGAGAAAAGGAGCGAAGTAG
- the rsmD gene encoding 16S rRNA (guanine(966)-N(2))-methyltransferase RsmD, whose translation MRVTTGLYKGRVLRTVDDLSVRPATDRVRQTIFNVLTHRMVLEDCRVLDMFAGSGSLGIEALSRGAAHATFVESGADAVGWLEANVDMLGCQEQTSILQMDAGQFLQQARGPFDLIFVDPPYAYPGTPGLPEAIFGRGLLAPEGYMLIEHAKDVEFTSTPLYTVGPVKPFGRTVVTFFTRSVQP comes from the coding sequence ATGCGCGTGACCACAGGGCTGTACAAAGGCCGGGTTCTCCGGACGGTCGATGACCTGTCGGTTCGTCCGGCCACCGACCGCGTCCGCCAAACGATCTTCAATGTGCTCACGCACCGGATGGTCCTGGAGGATTGCAGGGTCCTGGACATGTTCGCAGGAAGCGGAAGCCTGGGGATCGAAGCACTCAGCCGTGGCGCCGCACACGCGACGTTCGTGGAATCGGGCGCGGATGCCGTGGGCTGGCTCGAGGCCAACGTGGACATGCTCGGCTGCCAGGAGCAGACCTCGATCCTTCAGATGGATGCCGGGCAGTTCCTGCAGCAGGCACGTGGTCCGTTCGATCTGATCTTCGTGGATCCTCCCTACGCGTATCCCGGGACACCCGGCCTGCCGGAGGCGATCTTTGGCCGGGGGCTGCTGGCACCGGAGGGCTATATGCTGATCGAACATGCAAAGGATGTGGAGTTCACATCCACGCCGCTCTATACGGTAGGGCCGGTGAAGCCGTTCGGCCGCACCGTTGTCACGTTCTTCACCCGGAGTGTGCAACCATGA
- the lptB gene encoding LPS export ABC transporter ATP-binding protein, which yields MNDQAIPAVQRVLRAEGLVKRYKKRTVVGGVNVDVRQGEVVGLLGPNGAGKTTSFYMIVGMVRPDDGHVYLDQTEITTMAMYKRARMGLGYLPQEASIFRKMSVEENILAVLQLMEVSSADRKVRCEQLMSDFNITHLARSKGYMLSGGERRRTEIARALATDPGFILLDEPFAGIDPIAVEEIMRIVATLKTKNIGVLVTDHNVHETLSITDRAYLLFEGHILKAGTAADLANDPEVRKLYLGENFKLDRYA from the coding sequence ATGAACGATCAAGCAATACCTGCCGTCCAGCGCGTGCTTCGTGCCGAAGGACTGGTGAAGCGGTACAAGAAGCGTACGGTCGTGGGTGGTGTGAACGTTGACGTGCGGCAGGGCGAGGTTGTCGGGTTGCTCGGGCCGAACGGTGCCGGGAAGACCACGAGTTTCTACATGATCGTCGGGATGGTCCGCCCCGATGACGGGCACGTCTACCTGGATCAGACCGAGATCACCACCATGGCGATGTATAAGCGTGCCCGGATGGGACTCGGCTACCTTCCACAGGAGGCGTCCATCTTCCGTAAGATGAGCGTGGAGGAGAATATCCTCGCCGTGCTGCAACTCATGGAGGTGTCCTCCGCCGACAGGAAAGTGCGATGCGAACAATTGATGTCCGATTTCAATATCACGCATCTCGCGCGGAGCAAGGGGTACATGCTGTCGGGTGGCGAACGGCGGCGGACGGAGATCGCCCGGGCGCTGGCCACGGATCCCGGCTTCATCCTGTTGGATGAGCCGTTCGCGGGGATCGATCCGATCGCGGTCGAGGAGATCATGCGCATCGTGGCGACGTTGAAGACGAAGAATATCGGCGTGCTGGTGACGGATCACAACGTCCATGAGACGCTGTCCATCACGGACCGCGCATACCTGTTGTTCGAGGGACACATCCTGAAGGCGGGGACGGCGGCGGATCTGGCCAATGATCCCGAGGTACGAAAACTGTACCTCGGGGAGAATTTCAAGCTCGATCGGTACGCGTAA
- the hrcA gene encoding heat-inducible transcription repressor HrcA, with amino-acid sequence MSEGLNDRERTVLHYVVHDFIETATPIGSRYISKRHEDVIGLSSATIRNIMSDLEYLGYIGHPHTSAGRVPTDMGYRFYLDALMKREEVSLLEQQTIREKLDESDDLEVMLRETSRLIGKISRQLCVVTSPELSSGVFERLELVPISSNRVLVVISIKSGLVRTIMMEVGSEISRNKLDRLTRFLNERLGGLTMQQLRESFIERVKDVAEEDAGLIRLFVDSVEKLFLPSRPEKVHIGGAERIIEQPEFTNPRDYRGVIELINNEEWIVHVLQKREDAQSGTQVSVGSENADEKLRPYSIITSAYTVGEVTGTVGVIGPTRMHYNKMIPLVDYVAQTITRMLSIGKQVDG; translated from the coding sequence ATGAGTGAAGGTCTCAACGATAGAGAGAGAACGGTCCTCCATTACGTCGTTCACGACTTCATCGAGACGGCTACCCCCATAGGGTCGCGGTATATCTCGAAGCGTCATGAAGACGTCATCGGATTGAGTTCCGCAACCATCCGGAACATCATGTCCGACCTGGAGTACCTGGGGTACATCGGGCACCCGCATACTTCCGCGGGGCGCGTCCCCACGGATATGGGATACCGATTCTACCTCGACGCTCTCATGAAGCGCGAGGAGGTCTCCCTCCTGGAGCAGCAGACGATCCGCGAGAAACTCGACGAGTCTGACGACCTGGAGGTGATGCTCCGGGAAACGTCCCGGCTCATCGGGAAGATCTCCCGGCAATTGTGCGTCGTGACCTCCCCTGAACTCAGCAGCGGCGTCTTCGAGCGCCTCGAGCTGGTTCCCATCAGCAGCAACCGTGTCCTGGTGGTCATCTCGATCAAGTCGGGCCTCGTGCGCACGATCATGATGGAAGTGGGATCGGAGATCTCGCGGAACAAACTGGACCGCCTGACCCGGTTCCTCAATGAGCGGCTGGGCGGGTTGACCATGCAGCAGTTGCGCGAGTCGTTCATCGAGCGCGTGAAGGACGTGGCCGAAGAGGATGCCGGGCTGATACGGCTGTTTGTGGATTCCGTGGAAAAGCTATTCCTCCCCAGCCGTCCCGAGAAGGTGCACATCGGAGGCGCGGAGAGGATCATCGAGCAGCCCGAGTTCACGAATCCCCGGGACTACCGGGGGGTGATCGAGTTGATCAACAATGAAGAATGGATCGTGCACGTCCTTCAGAAGCGCGAGGACGCCCAGAGCGGCACGCAAGTTTCCGTGGGCAGCGAGAATGCAGACGAAAAACTGAGACCCTACAGTATCATCACCTCCGCCTACACGGTGGGCGAGGTAACAGGGACCGTCGGCGTGATCGGACCTACCCGCATGCACTACAACAAAATGATCCCGCTCGTCGATTACGTCGCACAGACGATCACGAGGATGCTCTCAATCGGAAAGCAAGTTGATGGCTGA
- a CDS encoding nucleotide exchange factor GrpE has product MAENTNSEAPGTTPEDRSANTQEPAQASSAPDESAKVIETLRDQLLRKAAEFENYKRRTEGEFLSLTRTANEGLLLSLLPVLDDLNRSLASGKDPQSHEAFFAGVEMIRTKFLKILEKHGVVPFPSTGKPFDVGFHDALMQLPRTDVPTGTVIQEVDPGYVMHDKVLRHAKVIVSAQPTEPEDTHGEA; this is encoded by the coding sequence ATGGCTGAGAATACCAATTCTGAGGCCCCCGGCACGACGCCGGAGGACCGTTCCGCGAACACCCAGGAACCCGCACAGGCTTCGTCCGCTCCGGATGAGTCTGCGAAGGTGATCGAGACGCTCCGCGACCAGTTGCTTCGCAAGGCCGCGGAGTTCGAGAACTACAAGCGCCGCACCGAGGGCGAATTCCTCTCGCTCACCCGCACGGCGAATGAAGGGCTCTTGTTGTCGCTCCTCCCCGTGCTCGACGATCTGAACCGCTCCCTGGCATCGGGAAAGGATCCGCAGAGCCACGAGGCCTTCTTCGCGGGGGTCGAAATGATCCGGACCAAATTCCTCAAGATCCTCGAGAAGCATGGCGTGGTCCCCTTCCCGTCCACCGGCAAACCGTTCGATGTCGGGTTCCATGACGCGCTCATGCAACTGCCACGCACGGATGTCCCGACCGGCACGGTGATCCAGGAAGTGGATCCGGGGTATGTCATGCACGACAAGGTCTTGCGCCACGCCAAGGTCATCGTCTCCGCACAACCAACGGAACCGGAGGACACGCATGGCGAAGCGTGA
- the dnaJ gene encoding molecular chaperone DnaJ — MAKRDFYQILGVERNASPEEIKKAYRKMALQFHPDRNPGNKEAEDKFKEAAEAYEVLSDPTKRQRYDQYGHEGMRGTDFRPFTDVNDIFSQFGDIFGSSGFGGSIFDEMFGGGQARQRRRSGNQPGSDLKIRLKLSLEEMATGTEKKIKVKKWKPCETCHGTGARGGHSTVTCPACNGAGEIRQVSRSVFGQFVNIAACQNCEGEGKVVKDPCTTCKGDGRIQGESTVKVNIPAGVSDTHYIPLRGEGNIGRRGGPAGDLIVMIEEEPHPLFTREGDNIILDLLVTFSEAALGADIEVPTLTGRARLKIEPGTQSGTILRMREKGLPRLSSFSKGDQFVRVNVWIPKTLSSQDKTLIKQLAASDNMSPADGATSANAEKSFSSRVKKSS; from the coding sequence ATGGCGAAGCGTGATTTCTATCAGATCCTGGGTGTCGAGCGGAACGCCTCGCCGGAGGAGATCAAGAAGGCGTACCGGAAGATGGCGCTCCAGTTCCACCCGGACCGGAATCCGGGGAACAAGGAAGCCGAGGACAAATTCAAGGAGGCCGCGGAGGCGTACGAGGTCCTGAGTGACCCGACCAAGCGGCAGCGGTACGACCAGTACGGCCACGAGGGGATGCGCGGCACCGACTTCCGCCCGTTCACCGACGTCAACGACATCTTCTCACAGTTCGGCGACATCTTCGGCAGCAGCGGGTTCGGCGGATCGATCTTCGACGAGATGTTCGGGGGCGGACAGGCACGGCAACGGCGGCGTTCGGGGAACCAACCCGGCTCCGACCTGAAGATCCGCCTCAAGCTCTCTCTCGAAGAGATGGCGACCGGTACGGAAAAGAAGATCAAGGTGAAGAAGTGGAAGCCGTGCGAGACATGCCACGGGACCGGTGCACGCGGCGGCCATTCCACCGTCACCTGCCCCGCCTGCAACGGCGCCGGCGAGATCCGTCAGGTCTCACGCTCGGTGTTCGGACAGTTCGTGAACATCGCGGCGTGCCAGAATTGCGAGGGCGAGGGAAAAGTCGTGAAGGATCCGTGCACCACCTGCAAGGGCGACGGCCGCATCCAGGGCGAGTCCACGGTCAAGGTGAACATCCCCGCAGGCGTTTCGGATACCCATTATATCCCCCTGAGGGGCGAAGGAAACATCGGGCGCCGTGGCGGTCCTGCAGGCGACCTGATCGTGATGATCGAAGAAGAACCCCACCCGCTCTTCACGCGGGAGGGGGACAATATCATCCTCGACCTGTTGGTCACGTTCTCGGAGGCGGCACTCGGAGCGGACATCGAAGTGCCCACGCTCACCGGCCGCGCGCGTCTGAAGATCGAACCCGGGACACAATCCGGCACGATCCTCCGCATGCGGGAGAAGGGTCTCCCCCGCCTCAGTAGTTTCAGCAAGGGCGATCAGTTCGTGCGCGTGAACGTATGGATCCCGAAGACCCTGTCGTCGCAGGACAAGACATTGATCAAGCAGCTCGCGGCATCGGACAATATGAGTCCGGCGGATGGAGCCACCTCTGCCAATGCAGAGAAGAGCTTCTCGTCGCGGGTCAAGAAATCGTCGTGA
- a CDS encoding KpsF/GutQ family sugar-phosphate isomerase produces the protein MNDTATAIAKGKEVVRIERDAVSALEGRIGAEFGHAVDLLASCKGRVIITGVGKSGIIARKIVATMNSTGTPSVFLHPSDAVHGDLGIVRGDDVVITLSKSGNTDELNMLVPMFQRIGVPIIALVGKMNSALARESTVALDASVTEEACPLDLAPTSSTTVSLVLGDALAIALLDRRQFRKEEFALYHPGGTLGKRLLLKVDELMVHGAAIPRVGGAVPLRDAIVEISSKRLGCTCVMRPDGTLDGIITDGDLRRLLEKTTDLSGITAADAMTRNPKTVRAGSLAVVVLQEMESYKITQIVVVDDGHHPVGVVHLHELVNAGLGGEDRS, from the coding sequence ATGAACGATACGGCTACAGCGATCGCCAAAGGCAAAGAGGTCGTACGCATCGAACGGGATGCCGTGAGCGCCCTCGAGGGACGGATCGGCGCGGAGTTCGGACACGCGGTGGACCTGCTTGCCTCGTGCAAGGGGCGTGTCATCATCACCGGCGTGGGGAAATCCGGGATCATCGCCCGCAAGATCGTTGCGACGATGAATTCCACCGGCACACCCTCGGTCTTTCTCCATCCCTCGGATGCTGTTCACGGCGACCTCGGGATCGTCCGGGGGGACGACGTGGTCATCACGCTCTCCAAGAGCGGAAACACCGATGAACTGAATATGCTCGTTCCCATGTTCCAGCGGATCGGCGTGCCGATCATTGCGCTCGTGGGAAAGATGAACTCTGCACTCGCCCGGGAGTCGACCGTTGCCCTGGACGCCTCCGTCACCGAAGAGGCATGCCCGCTGGACCTCGCGCCGACGTCGTCAACCACCGTCTCGCTTGTCCTGGGCGATGCTCTTGCCATCGCGTTGCTCGACCGGCGGCAGTTCCGCAAGGAGGAATTCGCGCTGTACCACCCGGGCGGGACGCTCGGGAAGCGGCTCCTCCTGAAGGTCGACGAGTTGATGGTGCATGGCGCTGCGATCCCGCGGGTCGGGGGTGCCGTTCCGTTGCGCGACGCCATTGTCGAGATCTCGAGCAAACGCCTCGGCTGCACCTGCGTCATGCGTCCTGACGGCACGCTGGACGGTATCATCACGGACGGTGACCTGCGACGCCTGTTGGAGAAAACAACGGACCTTTCCGGCATCACCGCCGCGGATGCGATGACGCGCAACCCGAAGACCGTGCGCGCCGGATCCCTTGCGGTGGTCGTGCTCCAGGAAATGGAATCGTACAAGATCACTCAGATCGTCGTCGTGGATGACGGCCACCATCCGGTGGGCGTCGTCCATCTCCATGAACTCGTCAATGCCGGACTCGGAGGGGAGGACCGATCATGA
- a CDS encoding DUF3467 domain-containing protein: MNDPVQTGQQINIELGEKEAEGIYSNLAIITHSPAEFVIDFTRVLPGVPKARVHARVIMTAQHAKLLLRALEDNISKYELKFGEVKIHGEGGPGLSFQPMMPPDEKVH; this comes from the coding sequence ATGAACGACCCCGTGCAGACCGGTCAGCAGATCAACATCGAACTCGGCGAAAAAGAAGCCGAGGGGATCTATTCGAACCTCGCGATCATTACGCATTCTCCCGCGGAGTTCGTGATCGACTTCACCCGCGTCCTGCCCGGTGTTCCCAAAGCCCGGGTCCATGCCCGCGTGATCATGACCGCACAGCATGCCAAACTTCTGCTGCGCGCACTTGAGGATAATATCAGCAAGTACGAACTGAAGTTCGGCGAGGTCAAGATCCATGGCGAAGGCGGGCCGGGATTGTCGTTCCAGCCGATGATGCCTCCCGACGAAAAGGTACACTGA